TGACGAGCCCGACCGGCGGGCCGACCGTCGTGACCATGGAGCTGCCGTGCGCGTTGTCATCGCCGAGGACCTCGCCCTCCTCCGGGACGGCCTGATCAGGCTGCTCGAGGCCTTCGGCTGCGAGGTCGTCGAGGCGGTGGACAACGGGCCGTCGCTGCTGCGGGCGCTGACGGCGCACCGGCCGGACGTCGCGGTCGTGGACGTCCGGCTGCCGCCGACCTTCACCGACGAGGGGTTGCGGGCGGCGCTGGAGGCGCGCCGGGAGATTCCCGGGCTGCCGGTGCTGGTGCTGTCGCAGCACGTCGAGCAGCTGTACGCGCGGGAGCTGCTGTCCGACAGCTCCGGCGGCATCGGCTACCTGCTCAAGGACCGGGTGTCGGACGTGAAGCAGTTCGTCGAGGCGGTGCGCCGGGTCGCGGGCGGCGGCACCGCACTCGACCCGGACGTCGTCGCACAGCTGCTGACCCGGCACGCCCGCGAGGAGCCGCTGCAGGCGCTGACCCCCCGCGAGCGCGAGGTGCTCGGGCTGATGGCCGAGGGACGGACGAACGCGGCGATCGCCGCGCGGATGTTCGTCACCGAGAAGGCCGTCAGCAAGCACACGAACGGCATCTTCGGCAAGCTCGGGCTGCCCCCGTCGGAGGACGACAACCGCCGCGTGCTCGCGGTGCTCGCCTACCTGAACGCCGGGTAGCGCGGCAGCCGGTTCACCGCGCCCAGGGCGGGACGAGCCGCTCGTCACCCTGCGGGGCGATGTCGCACTTGTCCGGGTCGACCAGGGCGTCCGGGTCGTAGGCGAGGCAGCCGGCGTGCGCGGCGACGACGGCGGTGAAGCCCGTCTCCGCGCCCGTGGTCATCTGCCGGGGCACGTCGGCGGGCAGGACGAGCGTGTCGCCGGGGCCGACGCGCCGCGTGCGGCCGCCGAGGTCGACGTCGGCCGAGCCCTCCAGGATCGTCCATACCTGTTCGGTGTCGAAGGCGTGCCGGGGGCCGGTCTTGCCGGGCAGCATGTCGACGCGCCAGACGGCGAGCCCGGCCGTGCCGCCCTGGGTGGGCGTGGCGAACGTGGTCATCGTTCCGTTTGGGGTCTCGGTGCGGCGGCTTTCGGCGTCGCGGACGAGGGTCATGGCGGAGTCCTCTAAGTTAGACAATGCGATTGTCGTTATAGTCAACGAGGTTGTCCTTCATGTCAAGCGAGTCCCCCGGGTTCGAGCTGCCCCTGCGGATGTTCCTGGCGTTCCGCGCGTGCATCGACGAGGTGCACGCCGAGCTGGCGGCGGGCGGCCATCCCGACCTGCGCCCGATGCACGGGTTCGTCTTCCAGGCGATCATGCGCGGCGGCTCGTCGGCCGCCGAGCTGGGCCGCCGGCTCGGCGTGTCCAAGCAGGCCGCGGGCAAGATGATCGAGACGCTCGAACGCGCCGGCTACGTCGAGCGGGTGCCCGACCCCGGCGACGCCCGGCGCAAGATCGTCCGCCTCACGGCCCGGGCGATCGACGCCCTGAGGCGCTCCGAGGCGACCTTCGAACGGGTCCGCGCCGACTGGGCCGGACGGCTCGGCGCCGACCGCGTCCGCGCCCTGGAGGACGACCTCCGCGCCATCACGCCCGACGATCCGTGGCGCCTCGACGTGCCCGGCTGGTTCGGCGCGTCGTCAACTGCTCAGCCGTGAACGACCGGGCTTGTCGGCCCGGTCGGGAGCTTCGCTTATGCTCCCGACTGCCCCCGACGGCGGGACGGTCACGGGTCGCATCCACCGGTCCCCGGTCAGGTGGGGGCCGGTCGGGGCATGTTGCGGCGACGTGGTCGGCGGGTCCAGCGAGGCCGCCGGACCCGGTCGGCCAAGCAGCTTCTGAAGAAACGTGCGCCGCTTGGCCTGGAGTTCGGCTCGTTCGCGAGCCTGCCACCGCCGGTACCGGTCCAGGCGGCGACCCGAGGAACCACTTGCCGTCCCGCAGCACCAGATCGGATTCGCCCCGGCGCTGCTCGGTGAGTTATCGCTGATCGCGGGCAGGGTCCGCTCGAGCGCCGACGCCTGCACGGCATCGGGCACGAGTTTCACCTGCACCGCGATTTGCTGAACTTTCTCGCCCGTCCGTCCCGTACGTACGTGTGCAGGCCGTCGCCCGGACCAGCGCCCGAACCGCCCGCGAGGCGACGCGCGGCTGCCCGTCCGGGCCTTGAACGGCCGGATATGCCCGGTTACCATCGCCACAATTCTTAGGAAAGTTTCCTAAGAGTTGAGCGGGATTCCTGTTTGCTCGGGGGCCGAACGAACGGAGAATCATGTCAAGACCGGGCATCCGGCGGGCCATCGCGCTCGCAGGCGCGGCCGTCCTCGCGGCGGCGGGCGGACTCGTCTCGGCGCCACCGGCGGCGTCGGCCGGAAGCGTCACCGCCACGTGCACCAAGACCTCCGACTGGGGCACCGGCTTCCAGGGCGGCTGCACGATCACCAACGGAACCGACACGGCCGTCGACGGCTGGACGCTGGAAGGCGATCTGCCGTCCGGGACGTCCATCGGGGCGACCTGGGACGCGAAGAAGACCGTGTCGGGGAACCACTACACCTTCACGGACGCGGGCTGGAACAAGACCATCGCGCCGGGCGCGAGCGCGAGCTTCGGGTTCGGCGGCACCGGCACCGGCTGGTTCACCGGCTGCACGATCAACGGCGCCGCCTGCGACGGGTCCGGCGGCCCCGGCGGGCCCGACGACGACACCGAGGCGCCGAGCGCGCCCTCCGGCCTGCGCGTCACCGGCAAATCCGCCACCGGCGTCGCGCTCGCCTGGACGGCCGCCACCGACGACGTCGGCGTCACCGGCTACGACGTCTACCGCGGCGACGTCAAGGTGCGGTCCGTGACCGGTACCGAGGCGACCGTCACCGGCCTCACCGCCGAGACCGCCTACACGTTCACGGTCAAGGCCCACGACGCCGCCGGGAACGTCTCCGCCGCGTCGAACGCCGTGTCCGTCACCACCGACGCGGGCGGCGGCCAGCCCGGGCCCGGCGGCGACAAGGTCGTCGGCTACTTCGCGCAGTGGGGCGTCTACCAGCGCAACTACCACGTCAAGAACATCCACACGAGCGGATCCGCCGAGAAGCTCACCCACATCAACTACGCGTTCGGCAACGTCTCCGGCGGCAAGTGCACCATCGGCGACGCCTTCGCCGACTACCAGAAGGCGTACACGGCCGAGCAGAGCGTCGACGGCGTCGCCGACACCTGGGACCAGGAACTGCGCGGCAGCTTCAACCAGCTCCGCAAGCTGAAGAAGATGTACCCGCACATCAAGGTCCTGTGGTCGTTCGGCGGCTGGACCTGGTCCGGCGGCTTCGGCCAGGCCGCGCAGAACCCGCAGGCGTTCGCCGAGTCCTGCCACGACCTGGTCGAGGACCCGCGCTGGGCGGACGTGTTCGACGGCATCGACATCGACTGGGAGTACCCGAACGCCTGCGGCCTCAGCTGCGACGCCAGCGGCCCCGAGGCGTTCGAGAACCTGATGGGCGCGCTGCGGGACAGGTTCGGCGACGACGACCTCGTCACCGCCGCGATCACCGCCGACGCCGGCGACGGCGGCAAGCTCGAGAAGGCCGACTACGCGGGCGCGGCCCAGTACGTCGACTGGTATTTGCCCATGACCTACGACTTCTTCGGAGCGTGGGCCAAGCAGGGCCCGACGGCGCCGCACTCCCCGCTGACGTCCTACCCGGGCATCCCGCAGCAGGGCTTCAACACCGCCGAGGCCATCGCGAAGCTCCAGTCCATGGGCGTCCCGGCGAGCAAGCTGCTGATCGGCATCGGTTTCTACGGGCGCGGCTGGACCGGCGTCACCCAGTCCGCCCCCGGCGGCACCGCCACCGGCGCCGCGCCCGGCACCTACGAGGCCGGCATCGAGGACTACAAGGTCCTGAAGAACCGCTGCCCCGCCACCGGAACCGTCGCCGGAACCGCCTACGCCAAGTGCGGAAGCGAGTGGTGGAGCTACGACACCCCGTCCACCATCGGCGGCAAGATGGGCTGGGCCCGGGGCGAGGGCCTCGGCGGGGCCTTCTTCTGGGAGCTGAGCGGCGACACGGCGGGAGGTGAGCTGATCACCTCCATGCGGAACGGACTCGGCTGATCGAGGCGCGGGGGCCGCTCCCAGCCCCCGCCGGCCGAGCCCCGGCCCCCGACCGGCACGCCGGTCGGGGGCCTCCCC
The nucleotide sequence above comes from Actinomadura algeriensis. Encoded proteins:
- a CDS encoding cupin domain-containing protein; translated protein: MTLVRDAESRRTETPNGTMTTFATPTQGGTAGLAVWRVDMLPGKTGPRHAFDTEQVWTILEGSADVDLGGRTRRVGPGDTLVLPADVPRQMTTGAETGFTAVVAAHAGCLAYDPDALVDPDKCDIAPQGDERLVPPWAR
- a CDS encoding MarR family winged helix-turn-helix transcriptional regulator — encoded protein: MSSESPGFELPLRMFLAFRACIDEVHAELAAGGHPDLRPMHGFVFQAIMRGGSSAAELGRRLGVSKQAAGKMIETLERAGYVERVPDPGDARRKIVRLTARAIDALRRSEATFERVRADWAGRLGADRVRALEDDLRAITPDDPWRLDVPGWFGASSTAQP
- a CDS encoding response regulator; the protein is MRVVIAEDLALLRDGLIRLLEAFGCEVVEAVDNGPSLLRALTAHRPDVAVVDVRLPPTFTDEGLRAALEARREIPGLPVLVLSQHVEQLYARELLSDSSGGIGYLLKDRVSDVKQFVEAVRRVAGGGTALDPDVVAQLLTRHAREEPLQALTPREREVLGLMAEGRTNAAIAARMFVTEKAVSKHTNGIFGKLGLPPSEDDNRRVLAVLAYLNAG
- a CDS encoding glycosyl hydrolase family 18 protein is translated as MSRPGIRRAIALAGAAVLAAAGGLVSAPPAASAGSVTATCTKTSDWGTGFQGGCTITNGTDTAVDGWTLEGDLPSGTSIGATWDAKKTVSGNHYTFTDAGWNKTIAPGASASFGFGGTGTGWFTGCTINGAACDGSGGPGGPDDDTEAPSAPSGLRVTGKSATGVALAWTAATDDVGVTGYDVYRGDVKVRSVTGTEATVTGLTAETAYTFTVKAHDAAGNVSAASNAVSVTTDAGGGQPGPGGDKVVGYFAQWGVYQRNYHVKNIHTSGSAEKLTHINYAFGNVSGGKCTIGDAFADYQKAYTAEQSVDGVADTWDQELRGSFNQLRKLKKMYPHIKVLWSFGGWTWSGGFGQAAQNPQAFAESCHDLVEDPRWADVFDGIDIDWEYPNACGLSCDASGPEAFENLMGALRDRFGDDDLVTAAITADAGDGGKLEKADYAGAAQYVDWYLPMTYDFFGAWAKQGPTAPHSPLTSYPGIPQQGFNTAEAIAKLQSMGVPASKLLIGIGFYGRGWTGVTQSAPGGTATGAAPGTYEAGIEDYKVLKNRCPATGTVAGTAYAKCGSEWWSYDTPSTIGGKMGWARGEGLGGAFFWELSGDTAGGELITSMRNGLG